Sequence from the Candidatus Poribacteria bacterium genome:
ATCTTATCCGGCCCGTAGGGTTCGCGGGGAGATAGTTCTCCCCGGCGATAAATCCATATCTCATCGCTCAGTTATGATATCTGCCCTGGCGGAGGGGGAATCGGTTATCAAGGGTTTTCTGCGCAGCGAGGATTGTCTCAACACCATCAGGGCGATCAGAATGTTGGGGGTAAAGGTGCATGACGATCCGATAGCGTTGAGGGTTAAGGGAAAAGGATTAAATGGGCTGTCCGAGCCACCAGATGTGATAAATGTCGGAAACTCCGGCACGCTTATCAGGATAATATCGGGTCTACTGGCGGGACAGCCCTTTTATAGCGTGTTGACGGGAGATGAATCCATAAGGCGGAGACCTATGCTCAGAGTGGTCGAGCCACTTAGGGAGATGGGCGCCACCGTTCTGGGAAGACAGGGGGGGAGATATGCCCCTCTGACGATAAGGGGAGGAGGCCTCAGACCTATAACTTATCGCACGAAGGTGGCAAGCGCTCAGGTGAAATCGGCGATACTCATGGCAGGGTTGTTTGCCGACGGAGAGACAACCGTCGTAGAGCCCGGACCATCGAGGGATCACACTGAGCGTATGCTCTCCTACTTCGGCGCGCAGATAAGCCGGGATAGCACCAGGATCACGATAAGAGGCTTACCGCGTCTTGAGCCGAGGGAGATGTCGATACCGGGCGATATCTCCTCCGCGGCCTATTTCATCGTCGCCGCCCTGTTGGTGCCCGATTCCGATCTTCTCATCAGAGATGTCGGTGTTAACCCGACCAGAACGGGGATAATCGAAGCGCTCACGCTGATGGGAGGACGGATAGAGATACTTAACCGCCGAATCTGGGGCAATGAACCGGTGGCCGACATCAGGGTTAGATCATCGAAGCTCAGGGGGATATCGGTGGGAGGCGATCTGATCGTCAGGATGATAGACGAGATCCCGATCCTGGCCGTTGCCGCCACACAGGCTGAGGGTGAAACGATCATCAGAGACGCCGCCGAGCTGAGGGTTAAGGAGAGCGATAGGATAGCCACCATATCGGAGGAGCTGGGCAGGATGAACGCACGGATCAAGCCGCTTGAGGACGGGATGATCATCTCCGGCCCAACTAAATTGCGCGGCACCGCCTGTCGAAGCCACGGGGATCATCGCGTCGCTATGTCTATCGCCATAGCCGGGCTGATAGCCGAGGACAGAACGACCATCCTCAACGCCGATCCCATACAAACCTCCTTCCCGAACTTCGAGGATCTGCTCGCCCTGACGGTCGAAATATAATCGACAATGTAGTATCTATGGCCAATTGTCCGCCGTCCACAGATCAACCGTCATTTGTAGTCATTAAGTCATTCGGCTTCGCCGTCATTAGAACGTTTAACGTTCCAACGTTCAACGTTTTAACGTTTTCCAATCGGCTTCGCCGTCATTAATGACTACAAATGACGATAAATGACCTATAAGCGGCGGACGATAGCTTTAAAATCTCTGCTATACTCAGCGATGAGTGATAAAAATTTCGGAGGGAAAGGATGCCCTTCAAAGTTGGATTAATTGGACTCGAGGGACATCACGGCGTGATATTGGAGGGGATCCTCAGACATGGGGATTCCGAACTTTCCGCCGTGGCTTGTAGAAACGAGATGGCACTTAGGCTTTTCAGAAGCCATAAGGCCGTGACAGGTGAGACAAGATTCTATCATGATTACCGCGAGATGCTTGAAAGGGAAAAGCTGGACATCGCCGCCATATGCAATGTCAACGGCGAACACGCTGAGACGATTGTGGAATGTGCCCGAGCAGGGGTGCATATCATATCCGAAAAACCGCTGGCCACCACTTTGGAAGATCTGGACCTTGTGAGAGAAGCGGTCGAACGAAGTGGCGTGAAAGTCACCATGCTCATGACGATGAGGTTCGAGCCGGCCTATGTACGGATGAGAGAGATAATCATGGGAGATGAGATAGGCGAGCCAGTGCTCGTTACGGCCCAGAAATCATACAGACTCGGCATCAGACCGGATTGGATGAAGAGGAGGGAAAGCTTCGGTGGCACGATACCTTTTATCGGGATACACATGCTGGATCTGATCAGATGGACGACGGGCAGGGAGTTCGTCGAGGGCATGGCATACCATTCAAACGTTGCCCATCCGGAAATAGGTGAGATGGAGGATAACGCCAGCATTCTGCTCAAACTGGATAACAACGGCACTGCCACCATAAGGCTGGATTATCTCCGGCCGATGTCGGCTCCGACACATGGCGACGATCGGCTGAGGGTGGCCGGAAGCAAAGGTGTGATCGAGGCGGCTGAAAATGGCTTGCGTTTGACCCTGATCGTCCCCAGCAGAGGTGTGATCGAGTTGGATATCCCCGAGGAGAAGGATCACATATATCTCGATTTCGTCCGAAGTATCGAACGGGAAAGCGAACCCAGGATCACCTTCAGGGAGGCCTGTGAGGTGACGGAGATCTCTCTCAAACTCAGGGACTCTGCCGATAAAGGGCAGAAGGTGATACTATGAAATTTAAGCTTATGTTCATAATACCATTTTTACTGACGATCTGGATGAACGGCTGCATCAGATCGGTGACCATTACCGAGGAGATCGCTATCGAGCCATCGGGGGCTGCCCGGAGAGAAGTGATGATCAAGGTCATGACGGACGGCAAAAAGGTAGGGGAAGCGAGGGAGACGCTGGAGAAATCCGTGCTGCCCGAAGGTCCCGGCTGGAGAAAAAGTATGAGAAGAGAGGGTAACGGGTATCTATTCTCCGCTGAGGCGAGATTCGATCGGTTCGGATCCACCCCCTTCGACGAATATCTTCATAAACCGATAAACTTCAAGTTAGTCCGCAGCTTTCCCTTCATCAAGTATGAGTACACCGAGGAGTTCGCCTCGATCTCCGAGCTAAAGGCATCTGTCACCGCCGATATAATCGAAACGGCCCTCATAGAGGAGCTGGATCGGATCGCCGGCCCTATCCCACCGGATAGATGGGAGAGGTTCAAGCAGGAGCTACGTCATATGATCCGATCGGCATACATGAGGGAGATGGAAGGTGATGATCTCAAGGCGGAGTTCCGAAAGGCGTTGGAGAAGGCCATCGGAGGAAGTATCGATGATGCCACCTTCAACGCCATCACCCGGAAGGTCGAAAAAGCCCTATTCGAAAAGAACGAGGCGAAGCTGAAGGAGGAGGGATTGGTCGGCATAGTCGAATATGAGCCCGACTATAGCATCTCGCTTAGCATGCCGGGGAGATTGATCAGGACAAACGGCGAAATCAGAGGCGATACGGTGAGATGGGAGATCGAAAGTAGAAAGTATAACAGCGGTGGATTCAAGGCATATGCATATAGCCGCAGGTTAAATCTACCCGCTTTGATCCTGCTCGTTGTGGTAATCATAGCGGCGATCATGGCCGGGGTGACGCTCAGGTATAAAAGGGATCGCTTTTATTCCCATCGCTCTTATTTCCCTTGAGTGTAGCGGTTATCCATGAGGAGGAGCGAGGAAATCCATTGCACGTTCAACGTTTAACGTTGTAACGTTTTCTGCTCCTAGTTCCTCGTTCCTTTTCGCCCTGAGAAATAAGCACTTCTGACCTCTCAGCTCTCCGCTACACTCAGCGATAATATGAGCGAAAGGAATTTATCAGCGGGATCAGGAGGTGAGCTTTAAAAACAGATAGATCCCTGCTATAAGTGAAAGTTCCAAACCGAACACGCTAAGCGCATCGAAGGTCGTAAAGCGAAGTTCTCTCATCCCTTTTCTCTCAGAGATCATCACCCTTAAGGAGAGGGAAAGGGCTATTATCAGATAAAGTAAAACGTTATAAGATCGGCTGAGGAAAAGAGAGGAAACCAGGAATCCTATCAGGGCTGAAAGGAGAGCGTGTCCTATCCCACCTTCTTCGGATTCTCCGGCATAGGCGATCGACTCTAGAAGGGATTTGACGGCGCAATATATCATCGCCAGCCAGATGAAAGCACCTACAAAGCCCATCTCGGCAAGCACATGGATGAAGGAGTTATGGGCCACGAGATAGTGATATTCCGTAAACCTGGAATATCCGACTCCGAAGATCGGGTGCGATTTGAACATTTCCAATCCGGCCCACCACGCCTCGAGTCTGCCCTGAGCCGATTCGTCCGCTGTTGATATCCTTCCGAGCCTCGATGGGCCTAGGGAGATCATTCCAAGCAGCATCAGGGCGGCGAGCGCCATAGCGATGAGCGTGCCGAATCTCCTTCTGGCGTAGAGCCCGATCACGGTCGCGAGGCTCAACACTCCCCCGCGGGATCCGGTCAGATAGATCCCATAGATCAAAGTGCCACCCGCGACCGAGCTTAAAACCTTGACGGGGAGGGGATACTCCCTCTCAAATATGAACCAGGCTAGCAATGGAAGACAGACTACAAACGCCTGGGCGAGATCATTTGGATCGTTGAATATCCCTAAGGCCCTTATCCTATTTCCGATCGGTGTCTGTCCTCCCAGACCCATTCCGGTGAAGTGTTGCCAGATCCCGCTGACCGCCAGGATCGCCGTGTATATCAGGAGGGATAGGACTATCAGTCTCAATCGTCTCATCGTGAAGACCGTACCCAGGATGAGGAAGTGAATCACAGGCTTATCCATGAAACCCGTGATGACATATTTCCACAGTCGGGGATCGTTGATCAGGACGGAGATAAGAGCAACCGCCCAGAAGAGAGGCAGCATCAGGTCGTTGGGTGTACGTAGAAATCTGCTACGGCCCCTTTCAACGGCCGTTCGAAACGCCCACATCCCCATACCCATGAATCCTGTAAGCGCCACCGGTCTGACCACCATAAGCGAGGGATAGATCTCCTGGGGACGGATATAGATGAGCGCCAGATAGAACAAAAGAGCGGCGATGGGTTGAAGCAGGGCGACCAGGAATGAGATGACCAGGATCAAAAGCACAAGTATCGCCCGCGGGTCCCCGCCTGTGACCAATATGAACCACCCGCCTAAAACCGACAGGATCGATCCTATAAGGATCACACGCCACGTCTGTGAAAGCCTTTTAAGCCAGGACGGCAGGAACCAGATCACACCTAGACCCGCTACTCCCGCTAACATGAGGCTCAATCTGTGTGGAGATAAAGCAAACACCTTGCTTTTCTCATCTCCTTACGTTTTCGATGATTTTTCTCACCGCCCTTATGACATCATCCACATCTTTGTCGGTTAACTTAGGCGAAAGAGGCAGGGAGAGAACGCGATCGGAGACATATTCGGCCTTGGGAAAATCTCCTCGCTTATAGCCGAAGTTCCTGCGGTAGAAAGAGTGAAGATGCAGGGCGATGAAGTGTATCCCCGACCCTATATTCTCAGCTTTCAACATCTCGACAAATCTATTTCTGTCCACCCTCAACGCGTCGATGTCAAGTAAGATGGTGTAGAGATGACGAGCATGTCTGATCCCTTCCTCTTCAGCGGGAGTTATGATCTGGGATATATCGGCGAAGGCTTGGTTATATCTCATCCAGTATCTCTCACGGATTTTAAGGTTCTCCTCGACCCTCGCCAGCTGATGTATTCCGAGGGATGCCTGTATGTCGGTCATGTTGAACTTATATCCCGGATAAAGCGTGTCATAGGGTTGAAATCCGGCCTCTGTGTATCGCTTCCACGCGTCCTTGCTTATGCCATGCAGGCTTTTAATTCTGATCTCCTCAGCCCAATCATCCCTGTCGGTTGTCACCATTCCGCCTTCACCCGTAACGACGTTCTTGGTCACGTAAAAGCTGAAAGCCGTGATATCGCCTATAGAACCGATCTTTCCATCCCGATACCACGCCTCGATAGCGTGGGCTGCATCTTCTACGACGTAGAGGTTATATCTGCGGGCTATCTCCAGGATATCGTCCATCCTGCAGGGTCTGCCTGCGAAATGAACGGGAATCACCGCCTTTGTCCTGGGAGTTATCCTCCGTTCGATCTCTTCCGGGTCTATGTTCATGGAAGGCAGCTCTATATCGGCGAAGACGGGCTTGGCACCTCTGCGGACGATCACATTGGCTGTGGCACAAAAGGTAATCGGGGTGGTGATCACCTCATCCCCTGGGCCTATTCCCAGAACGTCTAGAGCTAACTCCAATCCGGCCGTGCACGAGTTTAACGCCACAGCATTACGCGCCCTGACGTATTGTGCGAACATCCGCTCGAACCTGCGGGTTTTAGGCCCGGTGCCTATCCATCCTGATCTGAGTGTTTTAACAACCTCGTCTATCTCATCCTGCAATATCTGGGGACTCCCGAAGACAAGAAAGGTGTCTCTGACAGGTTTACCCCCTTCAATCGCCAGTTTTTCCCTCATATCCTCTTCTCCATCAGAGCTCATTTATTCCGACGGCCCTTTCGCCGTCCCAGATCATTCTTTCGCCTTTAGCCTCAGTCGGTATCATCAGATATCTTCCATCCTTGAGTGGCACGATGAAGAACTCCTCCATTCTATCGTCGGTGATAAGGAGAAGCTTATACTTGTTCTGGGTGAGCTTGCCGGTCTCCGGATCGATATATTCGTATCTCACAAACCGACCGTTGTCGATGAGCTTTCTCACCTCCACCTTGCCTTTTCTGTTTTTCGTGAGCACCTGTTCCGGATACTTCATAGCGGATCACCACCTTCTTATCATTCTAAAATTTCCCTCATTTTACGCATACCGATTCCCGCTACCTCTTCAGGAAGCATCTGCCAATATTCGGGGTTAAAGAGTTCAAGGGATATGATCCCGGAGTATCCCATCCTCCTGAGGGATCGGACCACCTCTTTAAGGGGAAGTATTCCGTCACCGGGGAAAACCCTATCGGCATCAGTTTGTTTCTCACGTTCCGGCGATGACGGGGCGTCGTTGAAATGGAATATGGCGATCTTATCGGCGGGGATGGTTTCTATATCCTTAAAATCACCTCCTCCACGGAAGATGTGGAAGGTATCCATGACGATCGTTCCATCGGGACAGCCGGCATGCTGTATGATATACCAGGCATGTTGTATTTTGTATATCCCCCTGACGAATCCCAGGAACTCCATGGCCGGTTTAACCCCGATCAGTTCTCCCATCTCCAACAGCTCTCCATATCTTCGGGCGGCCTCGTCCATATCATCCACCTCACCTCGGGGCGGAGAAGCTATGATGAAAGGCGAGCCGACGGCGGCAGCCTGCTCCATACGCCTTTTGGCCTCTTGAAGCGCCTTTTTATACTCCTCCCCCTGCGAATCGATCCACCCATGCAGAGCTATAACGGAAGCAACCTTCAATCCGTTTCTCTCCAGTTCCTGGACGACCTTATCCAGAGAACCACCCTTTCTTTCAAACTCTCCCAATTCATCGTTCCAAAGTTCTATGGCTTGAAAGCCTACATCAGCGGCGATTTTGATCTTGTCCAAAAGCGGCGCGGGTTTGATCGTGCTAGCATTTATGGCTATCGTGAGATCCATTTCTTCCCTCCTCAGAAAGGGAGTGTTCTTCGCCATAGCGGTCCTTCTCCCCTTGTAATTTTCGGCGGGTTTCATCTTGAAGTTTACACCAACCGAGGGTTAAAGTCAACGCTTAGGACTTTGAGAAGTCCTGCTGAGAGCAGTGCCCCCTTGCATTTTGAGAGGATTTATGATAAAATAAAAACGCTTTCCGGTGGGGGATTAGCTCAGCTGGGAGAGCGCTTGCATGGCATGCAAGAGGTCACCGGTTCGAATCCGGTATCCTCCACCATCTTCCTTCCACGATGTCTCTCCCACTTCAGATATGATATAACTTGGAAAATCCACAGAGTGACGAAGTTAAGCGTAATAGAAATCATAGGTGGGTTTTTGGATTATCACGCTGACAAGGCTCCACGCTCCTCCCATACAGTATTCCCCCAGGACAACACCTATGAGGAAAGGGAGAGCTCTTCTATACGCGCTGATGCCACCATATTTGAGAACGATCCATTTCAGCACTGAACTTATAAGCAGACAGGACCAAATGTAATCCACTCCGAAGTTCATCGAAAGGGCATATCCGGCGGGGTGGAACGGCCACCAGAGGAATCTCGTGCGCATGAACATCAGGAAGAAAGTAAAGGTCATCCCTACCCCCATGAACGAGACAGCGGGGGTGTTGGTACCGCGGGAATAGGTAAGCCAATTTTCAAGCCTCCTGAACACCCCGGAATCATGCCCTATCGGTATCAGATCCAATCCCACCCTGAAGGAGATGTGCAGCAAGGCCCAAAAAGCGGAGAGGCTCCCCAGAGCTATCGCCAAAACCATCGCCAGGGGCAGCCCTTTCGGGTTCATCCCTGTTACCTCGGCCATCTTGAAGCTCTCGAGCTGATGGGGCATCAGATGTCCTCTGTATCCCCTGCCTGAGAAGAACCAAAAGAGCGGGAATATACTCAGATTGTTCGCTCCTATCCTCCTCGTGCCCAGAACATCCACCAGCATATTGGCCGCGTTCATATTGACCAACTCATGTGTGGGAGGACCCAGCTCGGCCCGCATTTTGGTTATGGCCGTCGAAAACATGAAGAAGATGAGGAAATAGGGGAATATGATCCAAAGCGACATCCCCGCTCTCAAGCAGAAAAACGTCAGAAAACCCGCTCCTCCCAGTAATCCCAGAGCGGCCAATCTATAGCTGAAGGGCTCGCTTGAATCATCCACATCGGACGAGCCGAGGAATATTCTCTTGGCCACCCCCGTGAGATGTCTTCTGGCAAGCCATATGGCGACGAAGAAGAGTCCTATCCACGCCCCGGTGGACTGCTGATTGAGATACGGGAAGCCGGGGAAGGCCCTCAACCCCATCGCAGCTCCCAAGACCTGCTGAAACTTCCTGAAAAGGTAGAAGAACCAGACGGAAAAGGCCAGATCGAGCGGCAGAAAGAATCCAAGCCCTACGGCAAAAGGATAGAGCGGCAGAGGCAGGGAACCGATAGCGTTCCACGGCCTTGTGGTGAAATACCGACCCAGGTTGTGATCGCGATATGTCACAGGTACGCCGGGGATAGCGGGAAAGAGGAAGTGGAAGCCGTTGATCAGATCTATCCCCGCCCCCAGGGCGAAGCCGATCCAGAGCAATCTGTTGCGGAAGAACTCGGCTCTACCTCCTTCATTTGTGATAGCAAGCGGTATCTGGATTATCGGGTAGCTCAGTTTCTCGTTATGCGTCCACTGCTTCCTCAGCAACACGTTTATACATATCATCATGAATCCCAAAACGGTGAAGAAGATCGTCCACCAGATGATAGGCTGGAGAAATACCTCGATATGTTTTTGGGTATAGAAGGTCGATTCGCCGAGGTAAAACGGTCTGAGCACCTCCTTATCCTGGACGGTCAGCCAGGGAGGTAAGTATCTGTGGAAGAGGGTTGCCCATTCGTTTTCAGGCGTGGCGAACCAGAAGGCCCAGCCCATAACAGGGATGAGTATCTGGTATGAATCCCGACTGGCCACCCCTCCGGCCAACGTCAGCATGGCGTAGACGGTGATCAGCTCCGCCTGGCTTAAAGTCGCTCTGGGTGAGATACGTCTCAGGATGAAGTTCAATCCCACCAGGAAAAGCAGGTTTAAAACCACATGCCACATGAGCGATAGGCAGGTGGAATGACCGGAGTTCCATACCCCCTCGACCCACATGATCCAGTATGCGTTTGGGGGTATGAGCAGGGCGCCGAGCAGGACGGCCCTGAATGTGACCCTGTTTCGATCCTCAAATCGGGCTTTCTTTCCCCTCGGTCTCACTTTCCCCTCTCTGTTCTCCGAAGCGGCGTTACCAGGTTCCGCGCCCTGAGTTTCTCACAGCCTCCACTTCATCGTAATCCCCGAAATCCGGAGAGTCATCCACTTCCAGCTCTTGAGCTACTTGAGATTAAGCCAGCTGATAATTTGCATTTACCCTTAGGTTCTCGATATGTCACAGGGAAAAGCGATCTAAAGCGAAACGGGAATCTGTTCGAGGGAGCGAACATGGGCGATCTCACGGCGACCAATGGGGCGAACCTGCGAGACGTGTAGTGAGATAACAGCGATGGTTTCCCCATCCATCGTCATAAACTCTACTTCATAGCCGGTGCCGCCACGATGGACCAGAACAACTGTGCCGACATCGCCGGCCATCAGTCCATACTCTGGCAAATCTGTTGTCAAAACCACGGTATCCAGCTCTCGAATCATAAGTTTTCCTCCTACAAGGTTTTTGCGTTATCCTCATTTGAGAGGGTAAGCAGTCACTAAGCGTGGAATCGTTTCATTATGTTCTATAAACCACACAACCCGCACGTTCACCGACCTTCCACTAGGAGTAGAAAGGGGACCATCCACCACATAGCGCGTGCCAAAAGGCGTTCGTTCAGTCTTCACTACTTCGTTCTCGGCAGCGTGGCGGAGCAATGCATTCACCAGCATTTCCCATTCCTCCGCGGAGAAACCATAATTCATAAAAAAGGCCGCCTTATGGTGCCCGTCACGGTGTGTAGTTGAAAGCAGATAACCGGTTACTTTCCCTTTTGGAATCCGAGCTTCCCCATGGTTTGGTAATTTCATTGCTTACCCTCATTAATCTGGCCTCCACCATCGCTCAATACACCGCCAACTGCTTCTCTCTTGGAGTTCAATCTCTATACATTTACCAATGAGTATGAGAGAAAACACGAGGATCAATACGATCCCCATGGTATAAACGACATATCCAGAACGCCCTTATTTTACCACCTCAGGTGAGCTTTTTCAAGCCAGTTTCCCTTTGCCCTAAGCTTGACTTTCAGGTCGGCGGGGCTTATAATTGCCGTGTAAACTTAATCCATATCAGGGTGAAAGGATGGAGCGTGACTACAATCTGGTTGATCTCTACATGAACGCCTTTCCGAACTCCAGGGATCTCTACCGACGAGCGTTGAAGATCTTCCCAAGCGGTGTGACGCATGACTCAAGATTCCTCAAACCCTATCCGATATATGTGACCCATGCCGCCGGATCGAAAAAATGGGATGAGGACGGCAATGAATATATAGACTATTGGGCCGGACACGGAGCACTGCTTTTGGGGCACTGCCACCCTGCCATGGTTCAGGCGGTCTCCGATCAGCTTCGCAGGGGCACGCATCTCGGAGCGTGTCACAGGCTCGAGATAGAGTGGGGCGAGCTGGTGATGCAGATCATCCCCTCAGCCGAAAGGGTGAGGTTCACCTCCTCCGGAACCGAGGCGACCATGATGACGTTGAGATTGGCGAGAACGTATACCGGC
This genomic interval carries:
- a CDS encoding O-antigen ligase family protein, with translation MLAGVAGLGVIWFLPSWLKRLSQTWRVILIGSILSVLGGWFILVTGGDPRAILVLLILVISFLVALLQPIAALLFYLALIYIRPQEIYPSLMVVRPVALTGFMGMGMWAFRTAVERGRSRFLRTPNDLMLPLFWAVALISVLINDPRLWKYVITGFMDKPVIHFLILGTVFTMRRLRLIVLSLLIYTAILAVSGIWQHFTGMGLGGQTPIGNRIRALGIFNDPNDLAQAFVVCLPLLAWFIFEREYPLPVKVLSSVAGGTLIYGIYLTGSRGGVLSLATVIGLYARRRFGTLIAMALAALMLLGMISLGPSRLGRISTADESAQGRLEAWWAGLEMFKSHPIFGVGYSRFTEYHYLVAHNSFIHVLAEMGFVGAFIWLAMIYCAVKSLLESIAYAGESEEGGIGHALLSALIGFLVSSLFLSRSYNVLLYLIIALSLSLRVMISERKGMRELRFTTFDALSVFGLELSLIAGIYLFLKLTS
- a CDS encoding sugar phosphate isomerase/epimerase, which translates into the protein MDLTIAINASTIKPAPLLDKIKIAADVGFQAIELWNDELGEFERKGGSLDKVVQELERNGLKVASVIALHGWIDSQGEEYKKALQEAKRRMEQAAAVGSPFIIASPPRGEVDDMDEAARRYGELLEMGELIGVKPAMEFLGFVRGIYKIQHAWYIIQHAGCPDGTIVMDTFHIFRGGGDFKDIETIPADKIAIFHFNDAPSSPEREKQTDADRVFPGDGILPLKEVVRSLRRMGYSGIISLELFNPEYWQMLPEEVAGIGMRKMREILE
- a CDS encoding DegT/DnrJ/EryC1/StrS family aminotransferase, which translates into the protein MREKLAIEGGKPVRDTFLVFGSPQILQDEIDEVVKTLRSGWIGTGPKTRRFERMFAQYVRARNAVALNSCTAGLELALDVLGIGPGDEVITTPITFCATANVIVRRGAKPVFADIELPSMNIDPEEIERRITPRTKAVIPVHFAGRPCRMDDILEIARRYNLYVVEDAAHAIEAWYRDGKIGSIGDITAFSFYVTKNVVTGEGGMVTTDRDDWAEEIRIKSLHGISKDAWKRYTEAGFQPYDTLYPGYKFNMTDIQASLGIHQLARVEENLKIRERYWMRYNQAFADISQIITPAEEEGIRHARHLYTILLDIDALRVDRNRFVEMLKAENIGSGIHFIALHLHSFYRRNFGYKRGDFPKAEYVSDRVLSLPLSPKLTDKDVDDVIRAVRKIIENVRR
- a CDS encoding DUF4926 domain-containing protein — its product is MIRELDTVVLTTDLPEYGLMAGDVGTVVLVHRGGTGYEVEFMTMDGETIAVISLHVSQVRPIGRREIAHVRSLEQIPVSL
- a CDS encoding Gfo/Idh/MocA family oxidoreductase → MPFKVGLIGLEGHHGVILEGILRHGDSELSAVACRNEMALRLFRSHKAVTGETRFYHDYREMLEREKLDIAAICNVNGEHAETIVECARAGVHIISEKPLATTLEDLDLVREAVERSGVKVTMLMTMRFEPAYVRMREIIMGDEIGEPVLVTAQKSYRLGIRPDWMKRRESFGGTIPFIGIHMLDLIRWTTGREFVEGMAYHSNVAHPEIGEMEDNASILLKLDNNGTATIRLDYLRPMSAPTHGDDRLRVAGSKGVIEAAENGLRLTLIVPSRGVIELDIPEEKDHIYLDFVRSIERESEPRITFREACEVTEISLKLRDSADKGQKVIL
- the aroA gene encoding 3-phosphoshikimate 1-carboxyvinyltransferase, producing MRSIRSYPARRVRGEIVLPGDKSISHRSVMISALAEGESVIKGFLRSEDCLNTIRAIRMLGVKVHDDPIALRVKGKGLNGLSEPPDVINVGNSGTLIRIISGLLAGQPFYSVLTGDESIRRRPMLRVVEPLREMGATVLGRQGGRYAPLTIRGGGLRPITYRTKVASAQVKSAILMAGLFADGETTVVEPGPSRDHTERMLSYFGAQISRDSTRITIRGLPRLEPREMSIPGDISSAAYFIVAALLVPDSDLLIRDVGVNPTRTGIIEALTLMGGRIEILNRRIWGNEPVADIRVRSSKLRGISVGGDLIVRMIDEIPILAVAATQAEGETIIRDAAELRVKESDRIATISEELGRMNARIKPLEDGMIISGPTKLRGTACRSHGDHRVAMSIAIAGLIAEDRTTILNADPIQTSFPNFEDLLALTVEI